A window from Ignavibacteriota bacterium encodes these proteins:
- a CDS encoding glycoside hydrolase family 130 protein: MLRYKNNPVVKNSDIPNIKPHLIDATSVFNPGAIKFGNKYLLMLRVQNRGRRTFFVMAESEDGLKYNVENKIVELEGLENLGGKLYHMYDPRITKIENEYFIMFAMDIDNYCSLGLAKTNDFQKFNFLGVVSEKNVRNGVLFPEKINGEYYRFERPNTAQIEGGPLTGNSIVVSKSKDILNWERIAIVAEGNKFYWDEMVGSSTPPIKTKKGWIHTYHGIAMHYAPIYQMGVMLHDLEKPAKVISRGTQNILEPREIYELAGQVPNVVFPTGIIVEEFDTEGFAKENSEVKIYYGAADTSVCLVTTTVEELIHHCFE; this comes from the coding sequence ATGTTAAGATATAAAAATAATCCGGTTGTGAAAAATTCAGATATTCCCAATATCAAACCGCATTTGATTGATGCAACATCTGTGTTTAATCCCGGTGCAATAAAATTTGGAAATAAGTATTTGCTAATGTTAAGAGTTCAAAATAGAGGAAGAAGAACTTTTTTCGTTATGGCTGAAAGTGAAGATGGCTTAAAATATAATGTTGAAAATAAAATAGTTGAATTAGAAGGTTTGGAAAATCTTGGTGGAAAACTTTATCACATGTATGATCCTAGAATTACAAAAATTGAAAATGAATATTTTATAATGTTTGCAATGGATATTGATAATTATTGCAGTCTCGGTTTAGCAAAAACAAATGATTTTCAAAAGTTTAATTTTCTTGGAGTAGTCTCGGAAAAGAATGTTCGCAACGGTGTCTTATTTCCAGAAAAAATAAATGGCGAATATTATAGATTCGAACGACCAAATACTGCACAAATTGAAGGCGGTCCATTAACCGGAAATTCTATTGTTGTTTCAAAATCAAAAGATATTTTAAATTGGGAAAGAATAGCCATTGTTGCAGAAGGTAATAAATTTTATTGGGATGAAATGGTTGGAAGCAGCACTCCGCCAATTAAAACAAAAAAAGGCTGGATTCACACTTATCATGGAATTGCAATGCATTATGCTCCAATTTATCAAATGGGTGTAATGCTTCATGATTTAGAAAAGCCCGCAAAAGTAATTTCGAGGGGAACTCAAAATATTTTGGAACCAAGAGAGATTTATGAATTAGCTGGACAAGTACCAAACGTTGTATTCCCAACTGGAATTATTGTCGAAGAATTCGACACAGAAGGTTTTGCCAAAGAAAATTCAGAAGTGAAAATATATTATGGAGCTGCTGATACATCAGTTTGCTTAGTTACAACAACTGTTGAAGAATTAATTCACCATTGTTTTGAATAA
- a CDS encoding alpha-mannosidase → MRKIRQGFIFLLFLVVNITSQQLGNNTKLIKQFNFALKSKNHLEGFSKNIGANDFIYHSLRTDVTQGLLTRCTDGNMSIEWETQNIPENLAKGLWFTWIAAVDMKGNGQKFDVFFNDVKRFEFISGRDEDRKFENPEGGILEFTTIELDQHNDAHGYMSLYAPKSWIKPNQTVKIKIVGEAAGNNTWLIVFKSSDVISYIQNLAKFETWLNVDFQNDEKTILNFTAPITYKDKRLNIKIGSNNYDVLLKEDKNHSTGELNLNIKNIFNSRFIVNDENSELIDLPNLKNEFKTQKLLENSVLNNEIIKSENNTKIICERIYKPFTVKNLLNLSNSKLSKGQIHLMNSSHQDIAWMDSPEKCVIERDTMLLTPLIKTAIESNPEYRFDIEDALMIKEYIERHPDQKATLQKLLDDGKISCGASYIQPYEEMYSGESLVRQFYFGRKWLKENFNYNAKVYWNVDVPGRVLQMPQILKKSGVDYLMISRFQKGIYNWYSPDSSFVTTFSPGHYADAFTHLQKDVYDAANYIAESSLSWEKYFLNNSEKNIIPLLSDWDMSPAKDYSHIIKNWESINEIETNVGSKLKFQLPKFKIQTADEFLDNFVSAASEIPQIKGERPAVWLYIHGPSHYQALKASREADILLTVAEKFASINSLTSNSFGNYPSKQINDAWEAKIYPDHGWGGKEGQTTDDLFLSKFVHAKNEAKNLVEISTNSIASKINTDKEKGIPIVVFNSLNWERNDAVEFVINFDKGKIRFPKLVNLKNENIPIQIIDKEIYEDESLKFAKINFIAENIPSIGYNTFYLIDSKINENIKQSNIYETQFYKVKFGNGGLESIFDKELNVELLDISSFKGGEVFTMKSEGNGAGEFSDIQQPTMEGFDKTSNYKTDWKLIENGDVFSSFLSRQKIRNAVVEQKIILYKNIKRIDFDIALKNWEGVLYREYRMALPINIRNAQVSYETAFGVVNVGEDELKGSAGERYTTECKEIHPRGIENWIGANGNQFGVTLSSCVAVADYIDPTNLNSDITILQPILLASRKSCHGEGNEYLQTGNHHYNFSFTSHKSGWDNGFQFGKQANEKLIVVVNPNKFENAELNEVESFFKTNESNVIISTIKKSEDDSSIIVRCFDILGKDNEIEILSFSKIKSAILTNLIEENITQIPNNENSIKIKLGNNSIETIKISPKFD, encoded by the coding sequence ATGAGGAAAATTAGACAAGGATTTATCTTCTTACTTTTCTTAGTTGTAAATATTACATCACAACAACTTGGAAATAATACGAAATTAATTAAACAATTTAATTTTGCTTTAAAGTCAAAAAATCATTTGGAAGGATTTTCAAAAAATATTGGCGCAAATGATTTTATTTATCACAGTCTTAGAACGGATGTAACTCAAGGCTTGCTTACAAGATGTACTGATGGTAATATGTCAATTGAATGGGAAACCCAAAATATTCCGGAGAATCTTGCAAAGGGTTTGTGGTTTACGTGGATTGCAGCAGTTGACATGAAAGGCAATGGTCAAAAATTTGATGTTTTTTTTAATGATGTAAAACGTTTTGAATTTATTAGCGGAAGAGATGAAGATAGAAAATTTGAAAATCCCGAAGGAGGAATTTTAGAGTTTACAACAATTGAACTTGATCAGCATAATGATGCACATGGTTACATGTCTTTGTATGCTCCTAAAAGTTGGATAAAACCTAATCAAACAGTCAAAATTAAAATTGTTGGTGAAGCTGCGGGAAACAATACTTGGCTGATTGTTTTCAAATCATCAGATGTAATTTCTTATATTCAAAATTTAGCGAAATTTGAAACTTGGTTAAATGTCGATTTCCAAAATGATGAAAAAACAATTCTTAATTTTACTGCTCCGATAACTTATAAAGATAAAAGACTGAATATAAAAATTGGTTCAAATAATTATGATGTTTTATTGAAAGAAGATAAAAATCATTCCACTGGAGAATTAAATTTAAATATCAAAAATATCTTTAATTCAAGATTTATTGTTAATGATGAAAACTCTGAATTAATTGATTTACCAAATCTAAAGAATGAATTTAAAACTCAGAAACTTTTAGAAAATTCAGTTTTAAATAATGAAATAATAAAATCTGAAAATAACACAAAAATAATTTGTGAAAGGATTTATAAACCTTTTACCGTTAAAAATCTTCTCAACTTATCTAACTCTAAACTCAGCAAAGGACAAATTCATCTAATGAATTCCAGTCATCAAGATATTGCATGGATGGATAGTCCGGAAAAATGTGTTATTGAAAGAGATACAATGCTTCTTACTCCGCTTATTAAAACAGCAATTGAATCAAATCCGGAATATCGGTTTGATATTGAAGATGCTTTAATGATTAAGGAATATATCGAGAGGCATCCAGATCAAAAAGCAACTTTACAAAAATTATTAGATGATGGAAAAATATCATGCGGTGCAAGTTACATTCAGCCTTATGAAGAAATGTATTCTGGTGAATCGCTTGTTCGTCAATTTTATTTTGGTAGAAAATGGTTAAAAGAAAATTTTAATTATAATGCTAAAGTTTATTGGAATGTTGATGTTCCCGGCAGAGTTTTACAAATGCCTCAAATTTTGAAAAAGTCCGGTGTTGATTATTTGATGATTAGCAGATTTCAAAAAGGAATTTATAATTGGTATAGTCCGGATAGTTCATTTGTTACGACTTTTTCTCCCGGACATTATGCAGATGCTTTCACTCATTTACAAAAAGATGTTTATGATGCTGCCAATTATATTGCAGAATCTTCATTAAGCTGGGAAAAATATTTCTTAAATAATTCTGAAAAAAATATCATCCCACTTTTATCGGATTGGGATATGAGTCCAGCAAAAGATTATAGCCACATAATAAAGAACTGGGAAAGTATTAATGAAATAGAAACGAATGTTGGATCAAAATTAAAATTTCAGCTCCCTAAATTTAAAATTCAAACTGCTGATGAATTTTTAGATAATTTCGTTTCAGCTGCATCTGAAATTCCTCAAATTAAAGGAGAGAGGCCAGCAGTGTGGCTTTATATTCATGGGCCATCTCATTATCAAGCATTAAAAGCAAGTAGAGAAGCAGATATTTTGTTAACAGTTGCAGAAAAATTTGCATCAATTAATTCACTTACTTCAAATAGTTTTGGTAATTATCCTTCTAAACAAATTAATGATGCTTGGGAAGCAAAGATTTATCCGGATCATGGTTGGGGAGGTAAGGAAGGACAAACGACAGATGATCTCTTTTTAAGTAAATTCGTTCATGCAAAAAATGAAGCTAAAAATTTAGTTGAGATTTCTACTAATTCAATAGCTTCAAAAATAAATACTGATAAGGAAAAAGGTATTCCTATTGTTGTTTTTAATAGTTTAAACTGGGAAAGAAATGATGCGGTTGAATTTGTGATAAATTTTGATAAAGGAAAAATTCGGTTTCCAAAATTGGTTAATCTAAAAAATGAAAATATCCCAATTCAAATAATTGATAAAGAAATTTATGAAGATGAAAGTTTAAAGTTTGCGAAAATAAATTTTATTGCTGAAAATATTCCATCAATTGGGTACAATACTTTTTATTTGATAGATTCTAAAATCAACGAAAATATTAAACAGAGTAATATTTACGAAACTCAGTTCTATAAAGTTAAATTTGGTAACGGAGGATTAGAAAGTATTTTTGACAAAGAATTAAATGTTGAATTACTGGATATATCTTCTTTTAAAGGTGGTGAAGTTTTCACAATGAAATCAGAAGGAAATGGAGCTGGAGAATTTTCAGATATTCAGCAGCCGACTATGGAAGGGTTTGATAAAACAAGTAATTATAAAACTGATTGGAAACTTATTGAAAATGGAGATGTCTTTAGTTCATTTTTATCACGACAAAAAATTAGAAATGCTGTTGTTGAACAAAAAATAATTTTATATAAAAATATTAAACGAATTGATTTTGATATTGCATTGAAAAATTGGGAAGGCGTACTTTACAGAGAATACAGAATGGCTTTACCAATAAATATTAGAAATGCTCAAGTATCCTATGAAACAGCATTTGGAGTTGTTAATGTTGGTGAAGATGAGCTTAAAGGTTCGGCTGGCGAAAGATATACAACTGAGTGCAAGGAAATTCATCCGCGTGGAATTGAAAATTGGATTGGTGCAAATGGTAACCAGTTTGGTGTTACTTTAAGTTCATGCGTTGCTGTTGCTGATTATATTGATCCGACAAATTTGAATTCTGATATAACAATTCTTCAACCAATTTTATTAGCATCAAGAAAAAGCTGTCATGGTGAAGGAAATGAATATCTGCAAACCGGAAATCACCATTACAATTTTAGTTTTACTTCTCATAAAAGTGGTTGGGATAATGGATTTCAATTTGGAAAGCAAGCTAATGAAAAATTAATTGTTGTTGTTAATCCAAATAAATTTGAAAATGCTGAACTTAATGAAGTTGAAAGTTTCTTCAAAACAAATGAATCAAATGTAATTATTTCAACAATCAAGAAATCTGAAGATGATAGCTCAATAATTGTAAGATGTTTTGATATTCTTGGGAAAGATAACGAAATAGAAATTTTGAGTTTTTCAAAAATAAAATCGGCAATATTAACAAATTTAATTGAAGAAAATATAACGCAGATTCCTAACAATGAAAATTCTATTAAAATTAAATTAGGCAACAATTCAATAGAAACAATAAAAATATCACCTAAGTTTGATTAA